The DNA region AGAGAAAGAGAAGGAGACGCAACGATTTTCTCTCCGCCAGGAGCAGGAGCGTGTTGAGGGCGTTGTCGAGCTTCTTGCCCGGAAGAAGATCCTGCCGGGCCGAAGCGGTCAACGCGCGGCGCGCCTGATCGATGAGGTAACGGCGGGCTCTGCCTCCCCCCTCCGGAAACCCCAGGACCCTCTCTTGCGCGTAGGTGGGCGAGAGCTTGCCGCCGCCGGGATCGTCAAGGGATCCGAGCCAATGCCGCCACCATTGTCGCGCATTTTTCCCCCGAGCCCCTTCCGGCGAAAGCCGGGCCAGCCGATTGGCGGCGAGCTGCGCCGCGTTCGGGAGCAGCCCCTTGGCGGGATGCAAAAAGATTTCGGGAGCCCGGAGAATCAACAGGGCGGAGAGCAGAAGATAGAGCGCGGCATTGGCCGCCCCCTCGCCGTTTGACCGCCCGCGAAGGAGGCGCCAGCCGGCGATCGCGATCGCCAAGGCAAGACACAAGGGCGTGATCGCGCGGTTGACCCGCTTAGCGTGGGCATACAGCCAGCGGCCGGCTTCTTCCGCGTGCTCGTTGAGGGCGTCCACGCCCCGGTCGAGCGTGTCGCCGCCGCGGGCTGGCGGGGCGGCATGGGCAAAGCCGGATGCGGTGATCCAGAGAAGAACGGCGCCAAGAAGAGCGGTGAATCGGTTGTTCATGGCTCCCCGTGGATCGATCGACGGCCGACCGTCACCCGGCCCGAAGCCGGACGAGGGCCCCGCCGCGCGAACGCCCGCCGTCCAGGCCGATCTTAACAGATGCCTTTTCTTAACATCGACATTTCCCGATGCGGCAACAAGACAGGAACGAATGCAAGCTATGCGGATAGAATGTCACTTAGAATTCCGTTCATTTCGGGCCGGGCCGTCATATCCGCACGGCGTCGCGTCCCGGGTCGATTCGCCCTCCCCTCTATTAGAGTCCACGGCTTCTCGGCTTTACAATGAGAAGGAATCGTCTGGGCGATAAGCAAATCGAGATGGGTCGCAACGTTAAAAAAAATTCACAAAAACGTCACATGGCAGTTTCTCCCCTTCTCTTTAATCTTACCTCGAAACGGTTGTTGTCCTTCGAGACGACGGAACCCTAAAGAGGAGAAAGGAGGAAAAATGGTGGCTGGGAAAAGGAGGAGCGTTCCCGCATGGATCGTGCGCGCCCGGGAGCGCACGAAGGAATACGAAAGTCAATTAGCCGAACAGCAGCCGCGCGTGTTGGCGGCGCAGGCAGGGGATCCGGATGCGTTACGATGGCTCTGCGCACACACCGAACCCGCGCGGAAGGAGGCGGCTCGGTTCTACCTTCCGGCCCGTACGGACCTCTGGCCGGATGCGGAAAACGTGGGCTGGATCGGGGTGGTGGATGCTCTCGGCCGGTGGAACGCCGGCGCGGGCGTCCGTTTTCTCGACTATGCCGTCCACCACATCGGGAATCGAGTCCGGGAATTCGCGCAAGCCTACCGGAGTCCTGTCCGCCGGCCCGCTTGGGTCTACCGTGCCTATCGAAAAATGGAGCGCCTGATCGACCAGGGGCTCGACTGGGAGGAGATCGGCCGGCAGTGGGGCTATTCGGAATCGACCCTCGCTTCGATCGTAGGGGTCTACCGTGGAGACGCGAGCCTTCACGCCCAGGTCGGCCGCCCAGGGGAGGAAGATGATCGAACCTGCCTCGACCTTCTGCCCGCCCCCGAAGGGTCGGGCCAGGAGGAAGAAGGGGGAGAAGAAGATCGGCTTCTCACCTTAAAGCTGCTTCTCTCGGGACTCGACCGGCAGGCCCAGCGCGTCGTTCGCCTTTCCTTCGGGCTTGACGAAGAGGAGAGCAAGCCGCTGACCCCGCGGGAGGTCGCAAGGAGGCTCCGCCTCCCGGCAAAGACGGTCGAGCGGATCTTGACGACGGCGCTCGAAACGATGCGTATCGGGCTCTTGCGCCACGAGCGCTGCTATGCGCTCCACCCCCTTCCCGTCGGGGTGGCTGCCCACCAACTCCACCAGCCGCTCCCTCTCGACGAGGAGTGCCCGGAGGATTTCGAATGAAGACCGACTCCGAGATCAAGTCGATACCCTTGGACCAAATTGTCGCTTCGCCGCATAACCCAAGAAAAAGCTTTCCGGAAGAAGGGTTGGCGGAGTTGGCGGAATCGATCAAGCGCCATGGGCTGCTCCATCCGATCCTGGTTACCCCCCGGGGCGAGCAGCGCTATCAAATCGTCGCCGGAGAGCGGCGCTGGCGCGCATGTCAGCGGCTCGGGCGCGCCACGATCGAATGTTTCGTCCGGCATCTGGACGAGAAGACCGCGATCAGCATCGCCGTTATGGAGAACATCCAGCGCTCGGGTCTCAATCCGATCGAGGAGGCCGCGGGCCTGCAGGCGATGATCGACGTGGGCAAGATGACTCCGCGGGAGGTGGCCTCCATCATCGGCAAAGGACGGGACTATGTCGCCCGCATGCTGCTGCTCAATCGCCTTCCGGAAGCCGCCAAGGAGGCGATCCGCACGGGGCGGATGGGCCGGAGGGCCGGCTGGTACATCGCACGCATCCCGCTGGCCTCTCTTCGGTCGCTCGTCACCTCGGAGGCGTTGAGCAAGCGGCTCTCCACGGCGGAAGTCGGCAAGCTCGTGCTCGAGAACTACCTCCTGGATCTCCGGAAGGCGGAATTCCCGCTCCACGCGGCGGATCTGCTCCCGGAGGTGCCCTCCTGCTTGAATTGCCCTTCCCGCACGGGGAATGCCAAGGACCTCTATTCGGACATTTCCGATCCCATGATCTGCACAGACCCCGACTGCTTTGCGCGCAAGCGGGAGGCGGACTGGATGCGCCGCTGCCAACGGGCCTGGGCGGAGGGAAACGCGGTGGTGCCCGATTCGGAGGCGGTCGACGAGTTCCTCTTGGGGACGGCGCAGCTCAGCGAAGAGTCCCGCTACATCGACCTGGAGGTCAAGTGTCCCTGGGATCCGTCGGGACGCCGCTGGAGCGCTCTTCTGGCAGAGGAGCTCCAGTGTCGCGAACCGCATTCGCGTTTGCGTCTCTTTCTTGCGAGGAGCCCGGTCGGAACAATTCATCAGCTTTTGCGGAAGGAGGAAGCCCTCTCGGCGCTCAAGCGGCGCGGCTACGCCTTTGCCCGGAAGGCGCATGCCGCCCTCACCGAAGAAGACCTACGAAAGCAAAACGAGAGGCAGCGGGCGGAGTTCATCCGGCTAAGCTGCCGCTCTCTGGTGTCGCAAGCGAGCCAAAAGGCCGCCTTGGAAAGCCACGTCGGACTGGATGATCTCTTTCTGGGCTGCATTCTCCGGCTCGTGCCGCGTCTGGTCGTCGCCGGTGTCTTCGAACGGCAGCAGCTCAAGCTCGGGACTCATGAGGAGACCGTGGCGCTGGTGCGCGCGCTCGAACCTGCCAAGCGGCGTGCGCTCCTGGTGGATCTGCTCTTCAGCGCCGAGCTTGAGGCGGAGCGCCTACAGAATGTTCCCGATCTCCTCCGGGAACTCTGCTCCCGACTGGCGATCGACATCGACGGCGTCTGCCGAGAAGTTGAGGCCGTCCTTGACCAGGATGCGCAAAAGCCGCCGCTTCGGCGGCGCGGCCGTCCTCCGAAGCGGGCGGCCGCGGGGCTGAACGGCTAAAGCATCGGCCGAAGCCGATTCGCTATTCCGGCAAGGTGATCTGCACGACGTCCTTCCCGGCGGGTGCCAGCCGGCGGATCGTCTGGCCTCGATAGACCGCCTTGACGGCGCGGTTCGGGAGAAACTCGAGCACGACATAGTCCCCCTGGGGGGCTTTGACCGCCATCGCTTGACCGGCCTTGCCGATGGGAACCTCGAGGACGGCCCCGGAGCGGTTCCCGCGCCGTTCCGGCGGAGGAGTTGTCGCCTCCGGCTCTTCGTCTCCGACCACGATCGCCGATGTCTTGTGGGGCCGCGACCCGGAAAAGGGGCTCCCGGCCGATTCCCCCTCGGGTTCCCCCACACGGATCGAAGGCAGGGTTTTCGCCTGCCCGTCACGCTTTTTTTGCTGCGCGGCATTGGTGTTGATCGCCTCCCGGACCGGACCGCCGGGAACGGCGTCCGCAACCATGCTTTCCAGCTTGGCGAGGCGGTTGCGCATGGTCGTCAGATCGATCTCCATCCCGTTGTCCCCCGTGCCGGGGTTGGCCTCCGGCGGGTTGGGAACGACCATCTGGCCGTTGTCGGCCCGCATGTAGGGCCTTCCGGAAAGTTCCGCTTCCTCGAGCGTCGCCCAATGCCCCTGATCGATTACCGTTCCGACATAGTGACCGCCGATCCACTGTCCGGTTTTCGGATCGACCTCCGCCTTCGCCCACCCGGTGTTAATGACGGGCAGCATATAGACGGGCTTTGTCTTGTCATGGACATCGCGCGGCTTGGTGTAGTCGTAGCTGTTTTGGATGAGCGCCGGATCCACGGGAACCGCCGCCGTCCGTTCGTGAGTAGAGCATCCGATCAGCGTGAGCGTGCATAGTCCCGTGCCGGCAACGACCGTCAGCTTGGCTCGCATGTTTCTCCGGAGGATTGGACCCAAAAGATCATTTCCCATAGTCGGCTTGCGAAACGTCGAGATAGTTCTTGAGGTAGACGCGGAAGCGCGTCCCCGCCGGAACGAAGGTGTACGGCTTGTACTGGCCAACATCCTGGCTGAGGATCTGCATCAGCTGGTTGACGGCTTGGGACCCGCCCATCATTCCGCCCATCATCAATCCCTGCTGCATCATCTGGCTTCCGTTGATTCCCGTGTTCGGCATCATGCCGCCGTACGGATAGGCTCCGAACATCCCGTAGGGCGAATAGCCCATGCCCATGTAGGGGTTCATCGTGAAGAGCGATGCCTGCATCATGAGGGAGTAGAGGGCCCCCTGGGTCAGGGCGCCCAGCAGCGGGCCGACCATCTGCTTCCCCAGCTCGCTGACCCGGTAGCCCTTGATTCCCTCGGTGCCGTCGGTATGGAGCGCCACGCCGTCGATCGGCAACGTCCGTCCATCCTTGAGGACGATCCGGTCGAACTTGACCGGCATCCGATCCCGAAAGGCCGAGTTCCCCTTGGCCGTGCCCAACAGCCGATCGCCCGGCTCCAAGAGCAGGTTCCCTTGGAAGTAAAAGGGCAGCCAGACCGCGCCCACGACATCGATATCGGTGTTCGAGCTGAAGGCGGACATCGTCGCCGCCGCTTCGATGATCTCTCCCCGAGGCGCGAAGGTATCGAGGTTGATCTTGGAACGCTCGTCCCCTTCCTCCTTTCCCCCGGCGCTCGTCTCCACGGCCGAGTCCGACAAATTGCGGAAGAGATAGCGCTTCTTGGCGATCCGAGTGACGAC from Methylacidimicrobium sp. AP8 includes:
- a CDS encoding ParB/RepB/Spo0J family partition protein; protein product: MKTDSEIKSIPLDQIVASPHNPRKSFPEEGLAELAESIKRHGLLHPILVTPRGEQRYQIVAGERRWRACQRLGRATIECFVRHLDEKTAISIAVMENIQRSGLNPIEEAAGLQAMIDVGKMTPREVASIIGKGRDYVARMLLLNRLPEAAKEAIRTGRMGRRAGWYIARIPLASLRSLVTSEALSKRLSTAEVGKLVLENYLLDLRKAEFPLHAADLLPEVPSCLNCPSRTGNAKDLYSDISDPMICTDPDCFARKREADWMRRCQRAWAEGNAVVPDSEAVDEFLLGTAQLSEESRYIDLEVKCPWDPSGRRWSALLAEELQCREPHSRLRLFLARSPVGTIHQLLRKEEALSALKRRGYAFARKAHAALTEEDLRKQNERQRAEFIRLSCRSLVSQASQKAALESHVGLDDLFLGCILRLVPRLVVAGVFERQQLKLGTHEETVALVRALEPAKRRALLVDLLFSAELEAERLQNVPDLLRELCSRLAIDIDGVCREVEAVLDQDAQKPPLRRRGRPPKRAAAGLNG
- a CDS encoding sigma-70 family RNA polymerase sigma factor — encoded protein: MVAGKRRSVPAWIVRARERTKEYESQLAEQQPRVLAAQAGDPDALRWLCAHTEPARKEAARFYLPARTDLWPDAENVGWIGVVDALGRWNAGAGVRFLDYAVHHIGNRVREFAQAYRSPVRRPAWVYRAYRKMERLIDQGLDWEEIGRQWGYSESTLASIVGVYRGDASLHAQVGRPGEEDDRTCLDLLPAPEGSGQEEEGGEEDRLLTLKLLLSGLDRQAQRVVRLSFGLDEEESKPLTPREVARRLRLPAKTVERILTTALETMRIGLLRHERCYALHPLPVGVAAHQLHQPLPLDEECPEDFE
- a CDS encoding TrbI/VirB10 family protein, which encodes MNPIQRFLNRAREWIRRHRDLAIFSAVGLLVLLLLAGADYGVNALARRLVEHARAIYRERQAPARLTALPQKRALPPREQALVVEKRSGGPAPSAVPLDVAKAHERPPEAPSPPIQISRPRTEKEKNTLGPLDAAPPNRQAPVPTGLVNQHALVDSFGESSPVVTRIAKKRYLFRNLSDSAVETSAGGKEEGDERSKINLDTFAPRGEIIEAAATMSAFSSNTDIDVVGAVWLPFYFQGNLLLEPGDRLLGTAKGNSAFRDRMPVKFDRIVLKDGRTLPIDGVALHTDGTEGIKGYRVSELGKQMVGPLLGALTQGALYSLMMQASLFTMNPYMGMGYSPYGMFGAYPYGGMMPNTGINGSQMMQQGLMMGGMMGGSQAVNQLMQILSQDVGQYKPYTFVPAGTRFRVYLKNYLDVSQADYGK